The Planctomycetia bacterium genome window below encodes:
- a CDS encoding CHAT domain-containing protein, translated as MSRPAQMLRFILNQVGRLAACWLVCAPIASAQIASAQSTQTPAPAPANPGVNEQAVAVGQLFYEANQLRGAGKYAEAAVVGKRTLAAFRAAIPVTNENTLIVVVWLAEIHELAEEWPEAEDLREEILRWLKQHRGAEHWQTTDARLGLEYLHKLRSLTARERQELHYATRIGLQYELENLTVTLAKAEQVREIRKRILGEKHSLYATSLNNLALLHFLLGNLPLAEPLYLEAREIYRQLVGENHPAYAQTLHNLAGLYETMGDYARAEPLYLRACEIKKRTLGENHQEYARSVIALAAMYFSVGDIGRAESLGVEARDVFRRTTSNLSPDYAQSQYFLGMLSYCRGEYAKAEPMFIESRDIRKHTLGGLDPNYARSIAALGALYYSRGDYARCEALYLEAREIRKVALSERHPEYALNVNLLAFLYATIGEPAKADPLYREALAISRRSLETTAAIQSERQQLAMGQSLRYQLDNYVSLGVNSGRFARNIFGNVLTWKGATLVRQRGMRLAADDPTIAEHFAKLQATTGQLSSLSRAYPETAERQVGWRERIVELSAEKERLEAELSAKSAAFRLATNEVTLDDLLAALPPDTVLVDFLEFTRSTPPREKDKPPTYERQWVAFTVRHAEHPDGQVTMHALGPAEPIASAIDAWRKAFGMDPAGMQAGNRLRTVIWEPLLKSIAGAKTILVSTDGALGRLPLGALPGREPGKYLLEEHRLAMLPVPQLLPTLVNAAGKRKLSQELLLLGDVDYDAASGPGAAPAKKKQPRRPGENRAPADGRLFDPLANTAGEIAAIQTLYAGLFETKVDDPRTLVRQEAGEGRFRALAPRYRHLHLATHGFFAGAEHASIAQAADTRTGRDRAMLGSRETPLVGNNPGILSGLALAGANREPTSDGDDGILTAQEIGVLDLSGVDTVVLSACDTGLGETAGGEGLLGVQRAFQIAGARTTVASFWKVDDLVTRLLMERFYRNLWDKEMPRLDALREAQLYILNHPEALRGSDAPEETNLRASPRYWAAFTLSGDWR; from the coding sequence CGAGCAGGCAGTCGCGGTCGGCCAGCTTTTTTACGAAGCAAATCAGCTCCGCGGAGCCGGCAAATATGCCGAGGCCGCCGTCGTCGGGAAGCGAACCTTGGCCGCGTTTCGCGCGGCGATTCCGGTGACCAACGAAAACACATTGATCGTGGTTGTGTGGTTGGCCGAAATTCATGAGCTCGCCGAAGAATGGCCGGAGGCCGAGGATCTGCGCGAGGAAATTTTACGATGGCTCAAGCAACATCGAGGGGCCGAGCATTGGCAAACGACCGATGCTCGACTCGGCTTGGAATATCTGCACAAGCTTCGCTCTCTCACGGCGCGCGAACGACAGGAGCTCCATTACGCGACCCGCATCGGTTTGCAATACGAACTGGAAAACCTGACCGTCACGCTGGCGAAAGCGGAGCAGGTGCGCGAGATTCGCAAGCGGATTCTCGGCGAGAAGCACTCGTTGTATGCGACGAGCCTGAACAATTTGGCTTTGCTGCACTTTCTCTTAGGCAACTTACCGCTTGCCGAACCGCTGTACCTCGAAGCGCGTGAAATCTATCGGCAGCTCGTCGGTGAGAATCATCCCGCATATGCACAAACGCTGCACAATCTGGCTGGTCTCTACGAAACCATGGGAGACTACGCTCGAGCCGAGCCGTTGTATCTGCGCGCGTGCGAGATCAAGAAACGCACGCTGGGTGAAAATCATCAGGAATACGCGCGCAGCGTGATCGCGCTGGCGGCGATGTATTTCAGCGTCGGCGACATCGGGCGCGCGGAGTCGCTCGGCGTCGAGGCGCGCGACGTCTTTCGCCGCACGACGAGCAACCTCTCGCCCGATTATGCGCAGAGCCAGTATTTTCTCGGAATGCTTTCCTATTGTCGCGGAGAATACGCTAAAGCGGAGCCGATGTTCATCGAGTCTCGCGACATCCGGAAGCACACGCTCGGCGGACTCGATCCGAACTACGCGCGCAGCATAGCCGCTCTCGGGGCGCTGTATTACAGCCGCGGCGACTACGCTCGCTGCGAAGCGCTCTATCTCGAAGCCCGCGAGATTCGCAAGGTCGCGCTCAGCGAGCGGCACCCGGAATATGCGTTGAATGTGAACTTGCTCGCGTTTCTCTATGCGACCATCGGCGAGCCGGCGAAGGCCGACCCTCTCTATCGAGAGGCACTCGCCATCTCGCGCCGTTCTTTGGAAACGACCGCCGCGATCCAATCGGAGCGGCAACAACTGGCGATGGGTCAGAGCCTGCGCTATCAGCTCGACAACTACGTTTCGCTCGGGGTGAACTCGGGCCGGTTCGCGCGAAACATCTTCGGCAACGTACTCACTTGGAAAGGAGCGACGTTGGTGCGGCAGCGCGGAATGCGGCTCGCGGCCGATGATCCCACGATCGCCGAGCATTTCGCGAAGCTGCAAGCCACGACCGGGCAACTCTCGTCGTTGAGTCGGGCCTATCCGGAAACGGCCGAGCGGCAGGTCGGGTGGCGCGAGAGGATCGTCGAACTCTCGGCCGAGAAGGAGCGGCTGGAAGCGGAACTCAGCGCCAAGAGCGCCGCGTTTCGCTTAGCGACGAACGAGGTGACGCTCGACGATCTCTTGGCGGCGTTGCCGCCGGATACCGTGCTCGTCGATTTCTTGGAATTCACGCGTAGCACACCGCCGCGCGAAAAAGACAAGCCGCCGACTTACGAACGGCAATGGGTAGCCTTCACGGTACGCCATGCGGAACATCCCGACGGTCAAGTGACGATGCACGCGCTTGGCCCCGCCGAGCCGATCGCCTCGGCGATCGATGCTTGGCGCAAAGCGTTCGGCATGGATCCAGCAGGGATGCAGGCCGGCAATCGATTGCGCACCGTGATCTGGGAACCGTTGCTGAAATCGATCGCCGGCGCGAAGACGATTCTCGTTTCGACCGACGGCGCGCTGGGCCGGTTGCCGCTCGGCGCTCTGCCGGGCCGTGAGCCCGGCAAGTATCTCTTGGAAGAACATCGCCTCGCAATGCTGCCGGTGCCGCAACTGTTGCCGACGTTGGTCAACGCCGCGGGAAAGCGGAAGCTGTCGCAAGAGCTCTTGCTGCTCGGCGATGTCGACTACGATGCGGCTTCCGGGCCTGGTGCGGCTCCCGCGAAGAAGAAGCAGCCCCGTCGCCCCGGCGAGAATCGGGCCCCGGCCGACGGACGATTGTTCGATCCGCTCGCCAACACCGCCGGCGAGATCGCGGCGATCCAAACGCTTTACGCCGGCTTGTTCGAAACGAAGGTCGACGATCCTCGCACGCTCGTGCGACAAGAAGCCGGGGAAGGCCGCTTCCGCGCGCTTGCGCCTCGCTATCGGCATCTGCACCTTGCGACCCACGGCTTTTTCGCCGGCGCCGAACATGCCTCGATCGCGCAAGCAGCCGACACGCGCACCGGGCGCGACCGCGCGATGCTCGGCAGTCGCGAGACGCCGCTCGTAGGGAACAATCCGGGCATTCTCTCGGGCCTCGCACTCGCAGGGGCGAATCGAGAACCGACTTCGGACGGCGACGATGGAATTCTCACGGCGCAAGAAATCGGCGTGCTCGACTTGAGCGGCGTCGATACCGTCGTGCTGAGCGCTTGCGATACCGGTCTCGGCGAAACGGCCGGCGGCGAAGGGTTGCTCGGCGTGCAGCGCGCGTTTCAGATCGCCGGCGCGCGCACGACCGTCGCGAGCTTTTGGAAGGTCGACGATCTCGTGACCCGACTCTTGATGGAACGCTTCTACCGCAACCTCTGGGACAAAGAGATGCCGCGCCTCGACGCTCTTCGCGAAGCGCAGCTCTACATTCTCAATCATCCCGAAGCGCTGCGGGGAAGCGATGCTCCCGAGGAAACGAACCTCCGCGCGAGCCCGCGTTATTGGGCGGCGTTCACGCTATCGGGCGATTGGCGGTAG